A part of Ptychodera flava strain L36383 chromosome 11, AS_Pfla_20210202, whole genome shotgun sequence genomic DNA contains:
- the LOC139144570 gene encoding uncharacterized protein encodes MLWVFDVKTLNAGMKSLSLCKGCSVGFLSLPEVSTHGWGSQFTVTCSNTESPDRKHKTQLVFLTSQKTGQYFQINRKMVLGLRAIGRGRRAAKKFSSFLGLPPSLSCNPSKGQVIVLANKSEEVTKEHMKQAVAEVRQVVLEQDPDHGRTVDFTLLVEGSWMSRSFSSLYGFVSVISIDTGKVLDRHVNSMYSHECQKMEDEPRDFRFMEHWFLEHEPKCKINHDGSAKSMEEAGAVVLFEWSRGKNNLMYHYHCDI; translated from the exons ATGCTCTGGGTGTTTGACGTTAAGACTCTGAATGCAGGCATGAAGTCCTTGTCGCTGTGTAAAGGCTGTTCGGTCGGCTTCTTGTCGCTCCCAGAAGTTTCCACACACGGCTGGGGCAGTCAATTTACGGTGACGTGTTCTAACACTGAAAGTCCTGACCGTAAGCATAAAACACAATTGGTTTTCCTGACGTCTCAGAAAaccggccagtatttccaaataaACAGGAAGATGGTGTTGGGACTTAGGGCGATAGGTAGAGGCAGACGGGCGGCGAAGAAATTTAGTTCATTTCTCGGGCTCCCGCCATCTTTGTCGTGCAACCCATCCAAAGGGCAAGTCATCGTTTTGGCAAACAAAAGTGAGGAAGTCACCAAAGAACACATGAAGCAAGCTGTAGCGGAAGTCAGACAGGTGGTGCTAGAGCAGGATCCTGATCATGGCCGTACAGTTGATTTTACATTGTTGGTCGAGGGGTCATGGATGTCAAGGAGTTTCTCTTCACTTTATGGATTTGTTAGCGTTATTTCAATTGATACAG GTAAAGTGTTGGACAGGCATGTTAATTCCATGTATTCCCATGAATGCCAGAAAATGGAGGATGAGCCTAGAGACTTCAGGTTTATGGAGCACTGGTTCCTTGAGCATGAACCAAAGTGCAAAATAAACCATGATGGATCTGCAAAGTCCATGGAAGAGGCGGGAGCAGTGGTATTATTCGAGTGGTCAAGAGGAAAGAACAACCTGATGTATCATTATCATTGTGATATATAG